From one Lolium rigidum isolate FL_2022 chromosome 4, APGP_CSIRO_Lrig_0.1, whole genome shotgun sequence genomic stretch:
- the LOC124648076 gene encoding aspartic proteinase NANA, chloroplast-like has protein sequence MHSNCYVVVAAAVLLLLVAVLPIYGAYPDDEVVDVEVLEEGSSCHFPMTPPVVPESPEERREHYRAMEAKDMARNRQMAKGTRRRQLASSTSNSEEELNLNPAPKLMSTSATDMTELMSSTSMFEMPMQSALTIRDVGMYLVTVLFGTPALPYNMALDTANDLTWLNCRLHGHRRHRGRRRPPKPTVQKATTKTMSLETSDPVNITPEKVKYVKHWYRPARSKSWRRYRCSQADSCGLFPHNTCLTPNRNESCTYDTVTEDGTIARGIYGSETATVAVSSGRMARLPGLVLGCSTYEAGGAVAMHDGVLTLGNQDVSFGTVAGGHFKGRFSFCLLPTLSSGNSSSYLTFGPNPAMSTGACETRLIYNPLIPAFGIHVTALLINGKRLDIPPEVWIHDGKGGGLNIDTGTSLTALVEPAYGAVTRAITRHLDHLKKEKIDGFEHCYRWTFTGDGVDPANNVTIPKFVIEYEGGGRLDPGAKGVVVPEVVPGVVCVAFRRSPLGPSLMGNVQMQEHIWEIDHYKEVLRFKKDKCLNHNLPPLPSTNPSSPTAKN, from the coding sequence ATGCATAGCAATTGTTATGTTGTGGTCGCTGCCGCCGTGttgctcctcctcgtcgctgtcctCCCCATCTACGGCGCATATCCCGATGATGAGGTCGTCGACGTGGAGGTGTTGGAGGAGGGCAGCAGCTGCCACTTCCCGATGACCCCGCCGGTGGTGCCGGAGTCCCCGGAGGAGCGGCGAGAACACTACCGCGCCATGGAGGCCAAGGACATGGCCAGGAATAGGCAGATGGCCAAGGGCACTAGGAGGAGACAACTGGCCTCATCGACGTCGAATTCGGAAGAGGAACTCAACCTCAACCCGGCGCCAAAGCTGATGTCGACATCGGCAACTGACATGACAGAGCTGATGTCGAGCACGTCCATGTTCGAGATGCCGATGCAGAGCGCCTTGACCATCCGGGACGTCGGAATGTACCTCGTCACGGTGCTCTTTGGCACGCCCGCGTTGCCGTACAACATGGCGCTTGACACTGCCAACGACTTGACCTGGCTCAACTGCCGGCTCCATGGCCACCGACGCCACAGGGGCCGTCGGAGACCCCCCAAGCCGACCGTGCAAAAGGCCACCACCAAGACCATGTCCTTGGAGACTTCAGACCCCGttaacatcacgccggagaaggtGAAGTACGTGAAGCACTGGTACCGCCCGGCGCGGTCCAAGTCATGGCGGCGCTACCGGTGCTCGCAGGCGGACAGCTGTGGCTTGTTTCCGCACAACACATGTTTGACACCCAACCGCAACGAGTCGTGCACCTACGACACGGTAACAGAGGACGGAACAATCGCCCGAGGCATCTACGGCAGCGAGACAGCCACCGTGGCGGTGTCCAGCGGCCGGATGGCTAGACTACCGGGACTGGTGCTGGGCTGCTCCACATACGAGGCCGGCGGGGCCGTAGCCATGCATGATGGCGTACTCACCCTGGGAAACCAGGACGTGTCCTTCGGTACCGTCGCCGGTGGTCACTTCAAGGGCCGCTTCTCCTTCTGCCTCCTCCCAACGCTCAGCTCCGGCAACTCTTCCAGCTACCTCACCTTCGGCCCCAACCCGGCCATGTCCACGGGTGCCTGCGAGACCAGGCTCATCTACAACCCACTCATCCCGGCCTTCGGCATACATGTCACCGCCTTATTAATCAATGGGAAGCGCCTCGACATCCCTCCTGAGGTTTGGATCCATGACGGCAAGGGCGGCGGCCTCAACATCGACACCGGCACATCCCTCACGGCGCTCGTTGAGCCGGCGTATGGAGCGGTCACAAGGGCGATCACCAGGCACCTAGACCATCTGAAGAAGGAGAAAATCGATGGTTTTGAGCACTGCTACCGATGGACCTTCACCGGCGATGGCGTGGATCCGGCCAACAACGTGacgatacccaaattcgtgattgAGTACGAGGGCGGTGGGAGGCTGGATCCAGGGGCAAAGGGGGTGGTGGTGCCGGAGGTGGTGCCAGGGGTGGTCTGCGTAGCGTTCCGGCGGAGTCCGTTGGGGCCATCACTCATGGGCAACGTGCAGATGCAAGAGCACATCTGGGAGATTGATCACTATAAAGAGGTGCTCCGGTTCAAGAAGGACAAGTGCCTCAACCAtaaccttcctcctcttcctagtACTAATCCTTCTTCTCCAACCGCTAAAAATTAA